A single Cryptococcus deuterogattii R265 chromosome 2, complete sequence DNA region contains:
- a CDS encoding L-aminoadipate-semialdehyde dehydrogenase — MPVPTFLAQSVTELISLRAETQANDAAIHTGASEYGEKLMTLTYSDLSKAVDRLAAHYAALNIQPECGLSEVPPERIVAVLTSTAIDETLLEIALAKLGLASLLLSVNNSTAAVAHLCKVTKSAFLIYGPKFEETAKDAQKLLAQDGIEIGIIPETRYPLWGPEGVRESKVAPYPPRLTPQQESKRTCVVLHSSGSTGFPKPVFISHYGLLANAAQSLPKTGFSALPLFHGFGHFSVFRCIYHGKTFTLMPPNLPLTSANICRIIRSSPTPPVQHFAVPYVLKLLGETEEGIQTLANFEAVSFAGAAVPDDLGDRLVEAGVNLISFYGTTETGALMTSRRDFDSDKGWNWLRAEGPIADYLELIPQGSDTFEAVVKDGWPAKIMSNREDGAYCTKDLVLRHPQHKTWFKYIGRLDDTLTQTLGEKTNPVPIELAIRGNSSLIQECIVFGDGRPQTGALILPSEQGAELSKDKKAYIEAIWPVIADANSHAPTHSRILPEMVDVLPYGTEIPVATKMSILRPACYKKFASIIDAIYERFERGTGEPKQDISSKPEMESFLNSTILQALGEKASPDLSPSTDLFSYGVDSLQATRVRNVITKSLELGDAKIGQNIVYEYPSISQLADYLLEVKSGKTGQNGPEKDYKTMWEMVERYTAQLIKDDSSAAASDVSFNGHSSHVIVLTGATGSLGAHILDQLVRRPDVSKVVCLSRAKSHEDSLLRVQGSLSQRLRTLTPECESKIVSYAADVNRPDLGLSAEEYEGLRRESTAVIHNAWPVNFVLSIDSYNEHIGGATNLLNLTLKSPKTIKPAFFFSSSVGTRQGQTELVVGEDFPESPETAHALGYGRSKWVVEKIMERAGKETKARCGVLRIGQLAGDTENGVWNETEAWPLMFKTVDVIQALPMLDEKPSWLPVNQAAATISEIVTSTSISSTPSSAEVYHVLNPYLGSWSDILSGLSAAGLKFDIVSRAEWLDRLSKSNPDVTVNPTYKLLGFYQNRLGKKDERPTLEFKVDRTEKESATMRDQVKKVGPELAAVWAKRWRQSGFLH; from the exons ATGCCAGTCCCAACTTTCCTCGCTCAATCAGTTACCGAGCTCATCTCTCTTAGAGCTG AGACCCAAGCCAATGACGCCGCAATTCATACTGGCGCCTCAGAATATGGGGAAAAGCTTATGACACTCAC ATATTCAGATCTTTCCAAAGCGGTGGATCGATTAGCGGCTCATTACGCTGCACTTAACATTCAGCCTGAGTGTGGACTAAGCGAGGTTCCTCCGGAGCGCATCGTTGCTGTTCTCACATCAACGGCGATTGACGAGACTTTGCTGGAAATCGCGCTCGCAAAACTTGGTTTGGCCTCCTTATTACTCTCTGTAAACAACTCCACTGCGGCAGTCGCTCATCTATGCAAGGTCACCAAGAGCGCTTTCCTCATTTATGGTCCAAAGTTCGAGGAGACAGCCAAGGATGCCCAGAAGCTTTTAGCTCAAGACGGAATTGAGATTGGA ATCATTCCCGAAACAAGATATCCTCTCTGGGGTCCCGAGGGAGTTCGAGAGTCCAAGGTTGCTCCTTACCCACCTAGGCTCACTCCTCAGCAAGAAAGCAAGCGCACTTGTGTTgtcctccactcttccGGCTCTACAGGCTTCCCTAAACCAGTATTCATCTCTCACTACGGTCTTCTTGCCAATGCAGCCCAGTCATTGCCGAAGACAGGCTTTTCTGCTTTGCCATTATTCCATGGATTTGGACACTTTTCTGT CTTCCGATGTATTTATCACGGCAAGACATTCACCCTTATGCCCCCGAACCTTCCCCTCACTTCCGCCAACATCTGCCGTATCATTCGAAGCTCTCCAACTCCCCCAGTTCAACATTTCGCTGTGCCATACGTCCTGAAGCTTTTGGGTGAGACTGAAGAAGGTATTCAAACTCTCGCCAATTTCGAGGCCGTGTCCTTTGCGGGCGCCGCTGTACCCGATGATCTCGGTGATAGGTTGGTGGAGGCTGGAGTCAATTTGATCTCTTTCTATGGTACCACTG AAACGGGCGCCCTCATGACCTCTCGTCGAGATTTTGACTCAGATAAAGGATGGAATTGGCTTCGAGCCGAAGGCCCCATTGCCGACTACCTCGAGCTTATCCCTCAAGGTTCAGATACTTTTGAGGCAGttgtgaaggatggatggcCCGCCAAGATTATGAGTAAcagggaagatggtgcCTATTGCACAAAGGATTTGGTCTTGAGACACCCTCAACACAAGACATGGTTCAAGTACATTGGAAGATTGGACGATACCCTTACTCAGACTTTGGGTGAAAAGACCAACCCTGTACCTATTGAGCTTGCCATT CGAGGAAATTCCTCCCTCATACAAGAATGCATCGTCTTTGGTGATGGCCGTCCACAGACTGGAGccctcattcttccttctgagCAAGGTGCTGAGCTcagcaaagacaagaaggcGTATATTGAAGCTATCTGGCCCGTCATTGCCGATGCCAACTCTCACGCTCCCACCCACTCTCGTATCCTCCCTGAGATGGTTGATGTCTTGCCGTACGGTACTGAGATTCCTGTT GCTACCAAGATGTCTATTCTCAGACCAGCTTGTTATAAGAAGTTCGCTTCTATCATCGACGCTATCTACGAGCGTTTCGAACGGGGTACTGGCGAGCCCAAGCAAGACATCTCTTCGAAGCCCGAGATGGAATCCTTCCTTAACAGCACTATCCTTCAGGCTTTGGGTGAAAAAGCCAGTCCTGATCTTTCACCCTCCACAGACCTCTTCTCTTACGGCGTCGACTCCCTCCAAGCTACCCGAGTTCGTAATGTAATCACCAAGTCTCTCGAGCTCGGTGATGCCAAGATTGGACAGAACATTGTTTATGAATACCCCTCGATCTCCCAACTGGCCGACTATTTGCTTGAGGTCAAGAGTGGCAAAACTGGGCAGAATGGACCTGAGAAGGATTACAAGACTATGTGGGAGATGGTTGAGCGTTACACTGCTCAGCTCATCAAGGACGACTCATCAGCTGCTGCCAGCGATGTCAGTTTCAACGGCCACTCCAGCCACGTAATTGTCCTCACTGGTGCTACCGGTTCCCTCGGTGCTCATATTCTCGATCAGCTTGTCCGTCGACCAGACGTCAGCAAAGTCGTCTGTTTGTCTCGTGCCAAGTCCCACGAAGACTCCCTTCTTCGTGTGCAAGGATCTCTCTCCCAACGACTACGCACGTTGACCCCCGAGTGTGAATCGAAGATTGTTTCTTACGCCGCGGACGTCAACCGACCTGACCTCGGTCTCTCTGCTGAAGAGTACGAAGGTCTCCGCCGAGAATCTACTGCTGTCATCCACAATGCTTGGCCTGTCAACTTTGTGCTCTCTATTGACTCTTATAACGAACACATCGGGGGTGCCACCAACCTTCTTAACTTGACCCTCAAGTCTCCCAAGACGATCAAGCCCgcgttcttcttttcttcttctgtcggTACAAGACAGGGTCAAACAGAACTTGTTGTGGGCGAAGACTTCCCTGAAAGTCCTGAGACTGCTCATGCATTGGGGTATGGGAGAAGTAAGTGGGTTGTGGAAAAGATCATGGAGAGGGCTGGCAAAGAGACGAAAGCGAGGTGTGGTGTTTTGAGGATCGGTCAGTTGGCTGGTGATACCGAAAA TGGGGTATGGAATGAAACAGAAGCATGGCCTCTGATGTTCAAGACAGTTGACGTCATTCAAGCTCTTCCCATGCTTGACGAG AAACCGTCCTGGCTCCCAGTGAACCAAGCAGCGGCAACCATTTCTGAGATCGTTACTTCCACCTCTATCTCCTCTACCCCATCGTCCGCTGAGGTGTACCACGTCCTCAACCCGTACTTGGGCTCGTGGTCCGACATCCTCTCTGGTCTGTCGGCTGCTGGCCTCAAGTTCGACATCGTGTCTCGTGCCGAATGGCTCGATCGTCTCTCTAAATCGAATCCCGATGTGACGGTGAACCCGACTTACAAGCTGCTGGGATTCTATCAGAATAGActagggaagaaggacgagaggCCGACACTTGAATTCAAGGTAGACAGAACGGAGAAAGAGTCTGCGACAATGAGGGAtcaggtgaagaaggttggGCCAGAGTTGGCGGCTGTTTGGGCGAAGCGATGGAGGCAGTCTGGTTTCTTGCATTAG